The Athene noctua chromosome 25, bAthNoc1.hap1.1, whole genome shotgun sequence region CCCACTACTTGCACCGTTTCTGCTTCCTGGTTCAAAGCAATAAAAGCTGAGGTAATTAAACCAACAATCAAAGAACCAAATCAGCATAGCAGAACTGCAACGTCTAAAATCCAGGCAGCTAAAGAAAAGGCACTGTGATAAACAACCCAACGAAAGGAAATGGAAGAATCTCCTGTATATGCCAGTTCAGAGAGGGAAGAACTCGAGAACCTCTTGAGTAAATGCACTATCTTCAACAgtttaaggaaataatttcttttctaaaagcaTGGAACACAAGCGTACCtcctttttttccaccctttaAAAGCAGTGCTGATAAACAAAAGAATCTTATTCCATGCGAtgtatttcagtaatattttttactgttgcagactacattatttttaattaaaataattacaattaatgatatcagaaataaacaaattGAGGTTGTTTATGTACCCGGGTATGACTACCAGGAGTACCACTGTAGAGACTGAAGgaaattttttctcttcctaagaCAGGACAGCATTCATCACCTTTCTTTCctatccattattttttttcttttatgtggaAAACCTGAAACCGCACCAACTTCCTCATTACTGACAGCATCTCCATTTCGAGAAAAATATGTCTCTCTTCTTCCAAAGACAGTTATACTTTCAGAATAATTGAATATAAAGATATATGAAATAATGTACATACCTCAAGGACTGCAACCGATTGCTGTGAAATCATTATTCCCGACCGGATTCAACGTAGATTTCCACAGCATAATCATGTAGTTTACCTACATACACGTTAATCCTCGGTTTAATATTACGATCTAAAAGATGACTTAGAACTGCCTAGGGTGCGGTTTTGATGTATGTAACAGCTAGAAACCACTCTAGCTATTGTCTTGTGAGAAAGCAACAGTGGTAAACCAAAGCAGCTCACAATCCCTACGGGTTGTACTGGATCACGGAATCCAAATAATCGTTGCGCAGTATCTGAGCTATAAAGTTAACTAAAATCCGACATCTGTAATAAAATAGGAACGTTAAAAGGAACTAGAATTCAAAATTACATAAATCCTAGTAAAGATACAATTTCTTACACCTACCTATAGTCTTCAGGGATCTCATAGCCAGGTGTTCCCTTTAcacctctaaaaaaaaaagacagaaaaagaaatcattagtgctaatttctttttaaaaattgtaccaACTGGCAAATGTTTAGCTCCTGGTAATGTAAAGATTCATCCATAAATGCTGGTTGATGTATAAAGTTTTGTCTGTGGGACCAAACCCAGTATTGCTGCAGGCCTTGACACCGTATAAAAACTTGCACATTTCTGGATGCTAGACAGCCCTGACTCTGCCGGAGCGCCAGAGAACTGAAAGCAAACTGCAAATAACCGGTATTGCAATGCaaggaaaaaggaagattttaaagTACATTTCAAGTTCTTATTTGCTCAAATACCTAGGCTCTTCCTATTGTTTATAACGTCCTGAGGTACCTTATGCTTGTTTGATGGAttcctaatatttttattatgtgaCTGTTCTCATAACATCCATGAAAAACACCGtcaatattttggttttagaaatacagaaaactagAACAATTAAGACACTTGTAGAAAAGATGGTGTACAACAAAACATTCTCATCTCAGGCCAGGTCAGCTGAAAAACAGCcagctaagaaaaataaaaacagaacacAGGATCCTTTTACACGTGCCAGCGGGCCGAGCCAAGAACAAGGAAGCCTTATGCACGCAAGGAAACTTTTAAGCGATATAATGCTTTTTAGAAGTGGACTTCTAAAAAGATGGGTGTTGTATAAAAGTTtaccgcctttttttttttctcgttttaTTGATGTATATTCTTATTTGGAGTGTAAAAATGCATTCTGCCTCACAAGCTTTTTTTTTACTCAATACGTGGTATTGCGCATTACTGAAAAAGATTTTGGAGGATGGGTAAGAGCTGCCCTTAGCGGACAAGATCATTGGGATCGTCCAGTAGCTACAGTGAGCCAGGAACTGAAGAGCTCTTtgcacagcacccagcacagcaggCAAGCCGTCCTTTCTGCCTCCCCGGCAGCTGTCAGGAAAAGGTCTCACCATCCGATATAATCGTCATTTTCTGTCAACGGAACGCACCGACACGTGGCGGGGGTACTGTCGACCCCTCCAGAGACAGAGCGGACACTCTTCTGGCAGCAGTTAGCCGCACGTGGAGCGTTAACTCACCAGGCCTTTGCGCCgtgcagggcaggaggcaggcCCTGGTGCGAGGTGCACACGCGTCCCTCACCCCTGGTGCTGGTCCCTCTCCCTCCTTCGCTGTTCCTGCCCCTAAAACCTCCGAGATGCTGCCGGGTGAGAGATGCCCAGGAGCCCGGCTCTTTTTCGAGGCCTGTCCTGAGCACTACATCGGGTCAGGCACCCGAGGCTTCGCCTCGCCGAGTCCCACCAGCCCTCACGGAGGCAGCTCCCGGCTCCCGGGGGATCCtgccccggcggcgcggccctgcccgggggggggcgttgcaccggccccggggggctgcgggaaGCTGccgcctcccccctgcccttccaCCCGCAAGCTGGGCAGCTGCAATTTCGTCCTTTCATCTCTCAACCTCACGTTTCGGAGGTTCTAAAAAGCATCCGGCGACGCTGTCACAAAACCGAAAAGGCGTCGCGTCTGGTCTGAGCCCGTCGCTCAGGGATCAACGCCTTCACGGCCGCTTTACCGACCGGCCTTCGGGGCGATGGCAAGGCTCCGACCCGGCCCCCGAAACGGGGCGCTGCGGCTTTAACAGCCGCCCGGGctgcccccgcgctccccgcaggcaggaggctctgcccgcggccccccgctccgctccgctccgctccgctccgcaccgctccgcaccGCGCCGGCACTGCGCGGCCGGCCCCGGGCGAGGATGGGAGGAGGATGGACGTGGCCCGGCTCCTCCGTGAGCTCGGGGCAGCGAGGGACACGCTCCTCACCGGCCATCAGATAAAGAGCATCATCTCCGCGGGGGCGCGGGCAATGCCCGCACAGCGCGCAGCCCTCCCCGAGTAAGGCGCCAGTCCCTGTCCGCCCAGCTCCTCCCTCGGCCTCCGTGAGGTACAGTATCGCCTTTTCAATGCAGCATATTAACTGGGGAAGGGATTTTGATTTTACTGCAGTGAGAGGAGAACTAGAGGATACAGAAATAGATTTTGCTCAGGGTATGAAATCCACACTAAAGGAATGCTGTGTAATTCATCTGgatgtttttcctcttcctgcaaCACTGATGGTGttgtgatttggaaaaaaaaaaaaaaaattaaaaaacgaTGACATATGCTGTAACACGGTAACCTCTAGCACCATTCAGTTCTCCCAGAGGAAAAGAGAATCTTGAAAACCAAAGGCGATGTAAAGAATCCATTTGGATACAGAAAGCTTTACCATTTTTAGCACCTGTATTAAACTGTACCTTTTCAGCCACTATTTTATATCGTTCACAGTAAAACTGTGTTATACTCTTCAGCAAATATAATTCGTTCTTTCATACAGATTGATTAAATGTTATCAACACCCAATGCTACCATCATCGATTCACATACCAAACGTCTCTAAACCCGACTGAACTTTGACATAAAATGGCAAAACAATCTTCGGCCATCAAATGTCAAGAAATTCAGGATGAAAATTAGGTATTCTGTCACCTTGTACTTCTTAGGTATTGCAGAAATTTGGGAGGTTTATTTTAACCACAGGCCAGACTGCTGCTGCAATCTGGCTGATCTGCACAGTGATTCAGTGACACACAGCAGCTATGAACTAGATAGTTAAGCCAAGTTTATATTTGTGTTTGGCACAAAGCAGCCAGTGGATATGGACATAATCCTGTCACATAAATTCTGCAGTACCCAGGCAAAAAAGGGTTAGCAAAGAACATTGAGTGTTCACTTGTGGATTAGCCAGATCGGGATTTTTTTCACCACAACAATGGCACGGTAAAATTCTCATAGGTCAGTATGTTacggggggaaaaaagaaacttATTTTACTTGTTTCATAACACCTGAATTGAAAAGTTAGTTTTCTTAAAGTTGATGGCATCAGAAGAACCTACATATAGCAGTAAAATATGCAAAAGGGCATGGATGGTTTCGAGTGCCACCTTGGCTTACGGCCACTTGCAGTAAAACTCAGAGTCAAAAAGGGAAAACAACTTGCATGAGCAAAACAATCATTCGGGAAGTTAAATGCATGAACATATTATCTAAATCAAAGATGAGCCCAAATCTCAAATGACCTCCCACGCTCTCAGGATTGGCTTAAAAACCCTTCTTTTAATAGGATAAAGAAAAGCAAACGCCCACATTTTCTTGCAAACACAATATGGTgtttgactaatttttttttttttttctaagaataaGCTTCAGGGCGGCACATTAtgtcaaataatatttttagataATATTTTAGATCAGGATTAAGCTTCCAACAGGCATGTCACTGCTGAGTTGTCACATTTAATATGGGTGACAGCATATACTTGGGAGAACATGACAATTTTTTTGTTCCTATAATAAGTAAATCTTAAATAACCTGTCCTTAGAGGACAAGGAAAAAGTTCTAGATGTGAATGAAGACGCTATTCGTATTTAAATGAATGGAGGTACTTGCTCTCGAATGACAATGTGAAACCTAGTCGGTGACTAGATGAGGCAAAACCATAATTACAGTAATTGTCAACTGTGATATGTTCACGCAGCCTCTCAGAAGGGCTCCCTCTCTATAAAGCTGTTCTTAGAAATCAAAAATACATTCAAACCAAAGAACCTTAATCAAACAAGGAAGTTCGAACCGACTGCAATGCCTCTAATTTCCATGAAGTTAAGACAATCTACTTTGGAGGTAAGGTCTCAATAAAACTCATTAATTTATAGGGGAATTCCTCTACAAGTATGTTGGGGATAAAGATGCAGCcaactacttcccatcagcagggtAAGGGCTTCCCATCTACACGGTACATAAAATATTAACTCATCACCATCAGCTTTAACAAATCTATATGACACTAAAAAATTTCCAACTGGATATTTTTGATGTATCCATTTTATCTTCATCATttgaatctttttaaaaaaatatttgtctctttttttatattCCCTGTAGCTAGAAGAAGCTACAATTAAAAGAATGGACAAAGATGCAGAAGCATTGAAGGCGGCCAGAGCAGAACTCTGTGAAGCGAGACGGCAGTGGCACCACATGCAGATCGAAATCGAATCTCTCCATGCTGTGGTAAGCATCATAAAATGAAATCtcctggaaaaaataaatcttcttgaATCTGCCACAACGCAGCGGAAATAAAACACACAGAGAAGTGCACAGCTTTGCCGTGGACTTCCAGCTCATCACACAGAGCACTGGCCACAAGCAATAACCAATCTGAGTACCGCATGGTTTGATTCGGGATCCACCATTCAATACACACGTTTTTATGTTCTCATGCCTGCCAAACACGTCTCTGCATGATACCCCCTCATCAAGTTCCTGGTCATTCTGCCTAACCCATTCCCATCaggtttgtaacttttttttggAACGCGTGGGCCAAATTTATCAGTTCATTCAGGATAAAATATGTGAGCAGTTTACTGAACTCAGTAATACAGACAAGCTACAAGAGCACACGGACCGCTCAGTTTTCATACAGCACTGAGCTGGATGTCATTTTAACCGCACGGGTAAAATCAGAGCTCTGTAAAATCAGTGGTAGTGGATTGCTGGTACAACAGAAGGCTGCAATTTTTTTATCCTATCTTAAATTACGACAGATTTTACTGGAAAATTTCTCAGCAAAAGCATTCTCTTGAAAGCTTTACTCCTGTTcctaaagaatatttttaaaagaactgatgTAAAAATACACTAATTGTGAATGAGACGTATGTCTAACATCTTGACACATACTTTCCAAATCTTAAAATATGAGTTAAATTTCACAGGAAAAGGGTTTGGAACGTTCATTGCGTGCCACAGAGCGGCAGTACCACGTGCAGCTACAAAATTTAGAAGCGGAGATTGAATGCTTAGAGAAAGAGCTACTGGAAGTGAGAAGAGGTATTGGGAAGCAGCTTCGAGAGCATGAAATTCTCCTGAACACCAGGATGAAACTAGAGGAGGAGATAGCCACATACCGCAGCCTGCTTGAGCAAGAAGAGAACAGGTACTTGTTGTTTAGAGAAAAAGCATTCAAATTTACCTTCCATTTCGGAACTGTTTGAAATCATCATCAGAACTGTGAATACACAAACCAATCATTAAAAACTCACAGCATGAAATCCTTAGAGGTGGTTTCGTTGTAACTTCACCGATTCCACACTTTCTGGAGCTCAGGGTACCTCCACGATGCGCCGCAGCTAACAGCACGCTTCCGCGTCCTCACTCGGACACGGCACGTGGGCGTGGATGTTGTGTCCTGGTAGTGCCTGACGTGGGTTTGCTTTGTCTCGGACCATTGATGAAGCAAGTCCCCAGGTGTGACGCTGTGGGAGGGGAGCTCACGTGCCCCTCGGGACAGAGGGCCGTTTGCACGGGGAGCTCCCGCTGCTCCGCGCCGTGCGGCGCACGAGGATGCTGGTTGTGTTCCAGTGACATTTGCCTTGGCTGTAACTCTTCGTGTCTGCCCTTTCCCTGGCACACAAACCCCCGTATTTTGAGCTGCAGACATGAAAGAGGCAGCTATACAAATGTCAACGAGGAGAGTCAGGAAAAGGCAAAATACCACATCTTGCACTCAGCACTGGTCACCAAACCAGGCACGCGATTCTGAAGTCTTTCGGTGGAATGTTGCCTCCCTCAGCCCTCTACAGAAAATGTAGAGTTTCTGGCCTTGAGTAAGAAGATTCTAGACAGGGGAGTCATCTTCCCACTTAATGCTTCTAACTCTGTGAAAATAAATGCACACAAGTCAGTACTGATAAAGAATTCTTCCTAGCacacaacaaaaccaactaaAAACTGTCCAAAAATGACGATGAAATTGCACAGGTATTTTCAGTAACTTTCTCCAGTTCTATACTCAGAATGAGAAGTCCTACCAAATAGTTCCCACCATCAAACAGAACTTCTAGTAAGTTTTGGATTAAAGTAATTCAGTATTATTAGACGActcttaataatttttatttttgcaggttTCGTTGCTCTATACCTGACCAGAAGGCTGACAAAAAGCCTACCACTAGCAAGATCGCCTTTACGCTGCCTTCAAGTGAGTTTTTAGACGCTTCCCCCTTAGGGGATTATGGCCCTAAAGGAGGTTTTTAACTACTGACAAATTACTGGATATTATAAAAGGATCTTCATCCAACGCAGCAGGAGGAAAAATACCTCCAGGTCCTGTGCCCTGACCTTACTCTTCTGCATACCTAGtacatctgcattttcttttacagATGGTGTAAAGCAGGATGAAACTGAGAAGGTGGAACTGATGACAAAACAAGCCGTCCTCGATGGAAATGTTATGAAGGAAAGCGCTGAAGCTCATGGCACTGTACAGTAAGTTAAACACCATTTTGACAAAATAACAACTGAAAGTAAATAGTGGGCATTACACGTCAGCAGCTTTGAGTTCTCCTTTCTTTTGTATCTGTTATATCATGCCCATACAGCCAAGAAGCTCCAGAACAGTGATAGTTCTTGAAGATATATCGCATGGCAGATTTTAACAATACGTTAAACGTTAAAAGTTCTTTTTATTATAGCATTTACTTCCTAAGCTAACAATATCATGATGATGCTTCTGATTtgtaatttctatttctgctaAGAATGAAACTATGAATAATTCATGCAGTTAAGGTTGAAAGCAAAAGAGTCCATACCATGTTTGCGCAGTCCCCCCGGGGCGTATTTATGCACATAAATTCAGGCTTGGCTGCTCTAACTTGCTATTTGGAAACTCCTACGTTTCACCAATTACCGAACGGGGAACGGAGAGCCTGGCTCCTGAGTGGACATGTGAAAGTCTGGTAGTATGTACTATTCACCTTAATTACTTTAATAGTAGTGGATTGCCTCATGCTCTTTAAGCTCTTTGGCAGACTAGCATTTGGACATTTAAACAAATTGTAGTGTACCGTATCACTCATACTAAACTGTCATCAGCTGTTGAAAGCGTGTAGAAATTCGGATTAAAAATGAATGCCGTCATAGAGTCCACCGCAGACATTCCAGAGCTGAAGCTTGTCTTCGTACACGAGCGTTGCTCATCTGACACCGTCACTCTGATTTCCACGGGGCTCCTTGCTGGGTACGGTTTCCTCCACCTGAGTGAGGCCTCCCCCGAGTCGGACTTTTAGACCTGGATCCTGACACGTAAAGGATTAAATCGATAGCATTTGGGTGCCTAAATATTACTGAATCAGCTGGGGCGTTGATTCTCTGTATTTTACTTccgtcctttttttcttttttcatttaatgtatATCTACATTCTGAGGTTTGGATCTGAACTAGATTTTTTTTGCTCCCTGTTTTGAAGGCTTTGAGATGCAGGAATTCTGTCCTGCCCATTCTACTACAGAGGTTTCTTGCAAAGTTTTTGAGCTTGGATTCCAAACTTTCTCCTTGGAAACAAACTGCCTGATGTGTTTGGAGCAGTGGTGTCGTATCCATGTCAACTTAAAAGTACAAAAACAAGAATATAATGAACCCTCTCACCCTTTATTTAGCTTTTCTGGAGAATGActctgtgaaaaaaaagaaaaattagagcGTCCCAGTACCCATCTAGAATAACTTGACACTTTATCCTGCAATTCCTCTCTCATTTTAAAAGCGGTCCTGAAAGCAGATAATTCATATTGCCTAAAGCATCATAAATACATTTGCTTTATTGTTTCAGGACAGAAAAAGTGGATGAAGTCATTAAAGAATGGGAAGGTTCTTTCTTTAAGGACAACCCTCGCTTAAGGAAAAAATCGGTTTCATTGCGCTTTGATCTGCACCTCGCAGCAACGGATGAAGGATGTTTGCACGCTAAAAAGAAAACTCTTCCTGACATTGAAGTCAGGCTGGTAATGAGGAGATCTTGCAGTATTCCTTCTATCAAACCTTAACCTACGGCAAATTAACCCAAAGTTCATCTCCAACAGGCTCTGGAAATAGACTGTAGGTGGACTTACACGGCCTGCTGTCTTGCTACGACTACAAAATCTTACTGAGTACTTTAATTAATACAATAAAAACATACAGgtcttttaaaagaaagggaaaagagcaaGGGAGTTAAGATTCCAAGAAACCTAACTTCTACTAGTTTTATACTCTGGGTGCAGCCCTTTAATTTTCtcattattgttgttgttttctaGAATTTCACCAAATATGACAAAAATTAAACTGTAACTTTATACTTTGACATATTCTGCCTTTGTAGAAGAgaatttgttttctccttctggaAATGAGAAATGCGTATTTCATTCTCTTAATTATTCAATATTGCATATATCAAATGACTGATGAATCCTTGTAATAATTTATAACACAACTGTCATACttcttgaaatatattttaaaatgtcactttctAACAGCAAAAATAACATACAAAGATGCTCTTAAAACACATAAACTTAACAAAGAATCTTGTTTTAAAAGTGGCTGgtatttttaaatccatttttttaGGCAACAGCTGAGCAAAGATGTCTTTCCCTTACATAATTATAcgcacattttttaaaagtcttgttaTGAACAAATAATACTTTAGCCGTATTGTTCCTATGATTTTGAAGCAGGAGTTTCCACTGAAAATCAATCATTCTCTTACGTGTCCACGTGTATCTGTACTACAACTTTCTTAGCCATAGCAGGAAAAATTATACACTTCAATTGTTCAAATGTAAGGTGTCAACCAACCATTTTAGTGCTGGTATTTAATGAGTTTTGTTTATTATAATTATGTGAATTAAAATATCTTCAACAAATTCCTCTTCTGACAAATATTATAAGTTATGCTCTTGATCTAGTGAACATAAACAGTCACTGTTATACCAGGGTACAACTATGATTCCTTCACATTAAATGGACAGAATAAGGGCTACATATTCAAAGTAAAATTCTACCATACCCATGAAGCATCCCCCACTACTACTCAAAGTAGCTACGGGCAAATACAAAGTGCAAGAGATGATCTTGCATCAGTACACAGAAAAACCAGAAATACAAAATTTAGGCAAACTTTTTAATGAGacaaatttcaaacaaaaaattcaaacaaaattgTATTAATATAAGAACGATTGTTTCTGAGGGTTTTTAAGAGGTGTGGATGTCACGAACTCTCGCCAAAATCATTGGGATGGCAGGAGCTCAGAATCTAGAAAAACCACGGGCCGTATTTCCTGGATTCCCAGCAGCATGTAAAGATTAAGTGTCGGTATTGGCCTTATTACTTACGGCATGTGTTACAAAGACTGGTACTACAAATTCTTTCCGTGTTTAAGTTACGCTTCTATCTTTTGTTAATGCTAAGAACAATGCGTTTAGAGCGCCCACCGTTCTGTATCTACTGTATGAAGCTGGCTAATTATCATTAACCTTAATACTGACCTGGTGTTGTTAATACTTGAGTATTTGGCATCCTGAATGTATTCGCCTGCTCTAGTATTTTCACTATGCAGCTTTTTTTGTGCTTATACTCTGTACATTTTACAATACTTGAATTAAACTAAGTTTTAATTGCTTTAAGGCACTTTAAGCAGGGATACTAATTTACCAAAGTAAAATGATAGtactacaataaaaaaaaaaaaaaaaggatgaaaattgAGTCTGCCCATGCATATTTTGTGAGTTTTAATGTGTTTACCTTAAAAAGACGCAACAGAGAAATCCAAAAGAGAAGTTGTAAATAAGAGAAAAACTGTAGGACTGCAACCAAGCGTTTTCCAAGATCTCCTCTACAATAAGACACAAAATCACTAAGGACCTCTATCACAACATGTGAGTGTCCTgctaaaaaattactttttctggtaAATCCAGTAACCCTGACTAGATCTGTAACCGTCTGCAAACATCTGATGTAAAAGTGAGTTTCATTGTCTCAACCACCTTTCCAATGAATAAACGTCCTCATTACAAAGCTTAGGAAACTGTTGCTAATTAAAACAGTTGGATAAGAGCTAATTATTTAGAGCCCCCTGGTTAGTACAGTGCAGTACAAACAATCCTGTTAAATCAGTAAAACTACTTATGTCACTCAGTGTATTAAAAAATGTACACAGGCAAAATCTTGCGCTATCACAACATGGGAAACAGGCAaatagcaaagtaaaaaaaaaaaaaaaaagaaaaaaaacaaacaaacaaaataaggaatACATTGCTGGCTTTGAAAAATAACAATTCGGAACTATTAGCATGGAAAGTATCAGTAAATGCACTTGAACACCacaataaatatttcaataaGCTGCAGAAAGCTAGCGTTTAACGTTATCGACATTAAGTGCATTTTGACACCAGCaacaaaatcaaattattaataaaCTACGGATGAACGCATGAAACAGTCAAAACCGGGAAGAAGCTCCGTACCGGGGGGCCGAGGGCGGCGCCGCGCGCTCCCTCCGAGGGGAAAAAGGCGCCAAACGGCGGCGAGGCGCCggcggcctccccccccccccggcccgttCCCCGCCGCAGATTCGCCACCGGGAGACACCGCGGCCGCTCCCCCGGGCCGGGCAGGCGAACAACGGCCAGGGCTGCCCGGTGGGGAGCCGGCTGGGCGGGAACCGGGTTAGTCTGCCCGTGGAAAATGCTGACAGGGACGTGAAGGCGGACGGTTTCCCGCCCGCATCATCCCCTCGCTGCCGCGGGGCGGAGGGGAGGACGAGCTCGGTACCGGAGACGGCGAAACCGGGGTGGGGGCAGCCCGGCCCGCACGATGCTTCGGGAGCACCGGTAACAtcccccgccgcgggggaggcggcgCCTCCTTCCCGgtagcggcggggccgcgcccggaAACCCTTCGCCCTCTGCGTCCCGCAGATTCGCCGCAACCCCTCGCGGCCTGCGCCGTCCCCGGAGGGGTGTGGGAAcggcctcggcccggcggcggctccggggagAGCCGGGGGGGGCAAAGAGCCTCGCCGTTACCGGCCCGGCCGGCTGCGGGAGGCGGGGGCTGCGTGTCGAAAGTGCGGGCAGAGCGCGCAggcgccgtccccgccgccgccccggcctgGTGGGAACAAAGGGAGCGCGGCCGGCGGAGGAGCGGGTGAGTGCGGGCGGCCCGGCCTAACCGAGCCGAGCCTAGCTTGGCCTGGCCtagcccggcccggcctggcggctgcggggcgggcgggctCGGGGCCGCAGCCGGGCCGGAGGGGGAGGATGGGGCAGGCCCGGGCTCCGGCCTCCTCGCCGTTAGCGGCCGCTGGGGTGgcggggggctgcacccccccgGCCGGTGacagcggggcggccccggccgtgCGGCACGGGAGGGGCCCGGGGGGCTGCGCCTCGCCCGCAGCCGTTTCCTGGTGAAGGCCGCGAGGGGGGAGCGCGGTGCCGGGGGTGCCCTCGCTTCAGGAGCGACCCCGTGGCGGAGTCTGTGCGAGTCCCGAGCTAAGCACGTTGTGAGCCGGGAATTTCGGCCTCTGGCGCAGCTCCGGTGGAGTTACGGGAAGAGGAAGGCCGCAAAAAATAGTGAGCGGTCCCGGCGCGTTTTCCACGCgcaggggtgggctgggggctAAAGGGTTAAGTGCGCTCCCGTCCCAGGGCCTGCGGTGCTGCTGCTGGCGGGAgcggtgatttttttttttttttttttttttgtaccgtGTAAAGGAGATACTATTTAATTTGGTTCTTT contains the following coding sequences:
- the KRT222 gene encoding keratin-like protein KRT222 isoform X1; its protein translation is MDVARLLRELGAARDTLLTGHQIKSIISAGARLEEATIKRMDKDAEALKAARAELCEARRQWHHMQIEIESLHAVEKGLERSLRATERQYHVQLQNLEAEIECLEKELLEVRRGIGKQLREHEILLNTRMKLEEEIATYRSLLEQEENRFRCSIPDQKADKKPTTSKIAFTLPSSDTSAFSFTDGVKQDETEKVELMTKQAVLDGNVMKESAEAHGTVQTEKVDEVIKEWEGSFFKDNPRLRKKSVSLRFDLHLAATDEGCLHAKKKTLPDIEVRLVMRRSCSIPSIKP
- the KRT222 gene encoding keratin-like protein KRT222 isoform X3, translating into MDKDAEALKAARAELCEARRQWHHMQIEIESLHAVEKGLERSLRATERQYHVQLQNLEAEIECLEKELLEVRRGIGKQLREHEILLNTRMKLEEEIATYRSLLEQEENRFRCSIPDQKADKKPTTSKIAFTLPSNGVKQDETEKVELMTKQAVLDGNVMKESAEAHGTVQTEKVDEVIKEWEGSFFKDNPRLRKKSVSLRFDLHLAATDEGCLHAKKKTLPDIEVRLVMRRSCSIPSIKP
- the KRT222 gene encoding keratin-like protein KRT222 isoform X2, which codes for MDVARLLRELGAARDTLLTGHQIKSIISAGARLEEATIKRMDKDAEALKAARAELCEARRQWHHMQIEIESLHAVEKGLERSLRATERQYHVQLQNLEAEIECLEKELLEVRRGIGKQLREHEILLNTRMKLEEEIATYRSLLEQEENRFRCSIPDQKADKKPTTSKIAFTLPSNGVKQDETEKVELMTKQAVLDGNVMKESAEAHGTVQTEKVDEVIKEWEGSFFKDNPRLRKKSVSLRFDLHLAATDEGCLHAKKKTLPDIEVRLVMRRSCSIPSIKP